The Pseudomonas leptonychotis genomic sequence CAGCGAAACCACGGCCGGTAACGACGTGGAGTTGCGCGCCGGGCTGGTGACCGATACCGGTGATATCAACCTGGTGTCGGCTAATGACACGGCGTACAGCTTGAAGCAGGAATACAAGCAGAAATTTGGTGCTTCGTTGTCCGGTGGCATGCTTTCCTTCGCCTCGGCCAAAAAAGCCGGGCAGGAAGCCCAAAGCAGCACCAGTGTAGGCAGCCAAGTAAGCGCTGATCGCGATGCAACCCTCAACGCCGAACGCGACATCAATATCATCGGCAGCGGAGTCAGTGCCGGTCGCAATGTCGCGCTAGGTGCTGGCAGAGACGTGAATGTTCTGGCTGCCTCCAGCAGCAGTACCGACAAAGCCTGGGAAGAAAGTCAGCGGATCGGTATCGCGCTGGGTATGAAGTCATCATCGCCCTATACCTCCGAGGAAGAGCGAATCTACGTTGGCGATGCCTATGAGGCCACCAAGAACGTCCTCGGCGTCACAACCCAAAGCGTTGCTCCATCACTGATCCACTCCGGCGAAGACATGACGGTCAATGCCGGCCGCGACATCCAGGTCAAGGGCTCGCAGTTGCTGGCAGGCGGCGACGCTAGCCTCGATGCGGGTCGCGACATCCGCATTAGCTCTTCGACGCACACCGTTGATGTGGCGGAAAAAGATCAAACCCAGAACTATGGCGGCGGTCTGCTGAAAAGCCCGGCCAAGGGCCCGGCCGGCATCGGTGTGATGCACGATGTCGACTACCTGGATGGCTACAACCGCGCGACTCAGCAATCCGAGATTTACAGCGCCATTTCCGCTGAGGGCGATCTGTCGCTCAAAAGTGGCCGCGACACCGAGATCGCGGGCGGCAATCTGGTGGCGGACAACGTCAGCATCGATGCAGGTCGCGATATCCGTATCGATAGCCCAGAAAACAAAGACATCCTTTACCGCGATGTAATGCAAGGCGGCGTCGGTCTGGCTGTCGGGCTGCGTCCGCATGAGGAGAATGCAGGCATTACCTCGCCAAGCATCCAGCCGAGCAGCATCGTAGCGACCGATGGCGATATCAGCCTGAGGGCCGGGCAAGACGTCAAAATTCAGGGTGCTTCACTGCTGGCCCAGCGCGATGTGGTGATCGACGCCGTACGCGATGCGCACCTGAGTGGCGCATCGGTTTCGGTCGATAACCACAACAATGTGGTCAGCAACTCCATGGCTTCGGTGGACAGAACCGATACCGACTTCAATTCCACCGCTAGTGCACCGTTGCAGATTCAGGCCGGTAGGGACGTTTCGATTCAAGCAGGCCGGGATATTGTTGCCCGGAATCTACTGGCCGAGGCCGGCCGTGATATCGACATCATCGCCGGGCGCGACCTGACCATAGGTGCCACCCAGCGTGAGCGTAGTACCGGCAGCAATAGCCTGGGCATCAAAGGCGATATGTTCGGCTTGGGCGAAATGGCCCGCGCGTTTAGCGAAGGCAAGTCCGGTGCCGAGATACTGAGTGCAGCCGCTCAGGCCAACCCGCTGCTGAACAACATCAATAACATCGCCAAAACCGATAACGATGAGGACAAGTGGCAGAATGCCGCCGTTCTGGGCTACCGCTTATATAGCGGTAATCCTTCTGCGGGCAGTGGCGAGTCAACCGGCGCCAGTACAGCAGCGTCCTATGGCTTTGACCTGAGTCGCGGCATTAACGGCCGTCTGGGCTACCAGCGCAGCCAATCGGAGTGGAACGAGCAGAGCGGTAGCCAGCTGGCTGCCGGCCGTGACCTTTACCTCGAAGCGGGACAAGACCTGGCCCTGGTGGATGGCACCCAAGCCAGTGCCGTGCGCGAGGCCTATCTGGTGGGCGGTCGCGACATCATCATCCGCTCGGCCGAGAACGCCAGCAAAGAGCGCTCCAGCGGCGGCGGCATAACCGTCGGCTACAACGGCGGTTGGTACGGCGGCTTGGATGGCAACAGCAGCCGTGGCGACAGTGCGCAATACCAGAACGCCAGCGTTACCGCCGGGCAAACCCTGGTTACCGACAGTGGCCGCGACACCATCATCATCGGCGGCAATCTGCATGGCGGTGACGTGGAAATGTCGGTCGGCCGCAACCTGGCGCTTATCAGCCAGCAAGGCACCATCGACCAACAAAGTTCCAGCGCCTCCTTCACCGTGGGTAGCAGTTACAGCTTCAACGCCAGCGCAAGCGAACGCGACCGCCAGGCGGTGGACAGACCCGCCACCATCACAGCGGACGACCGACTGCGCATCGATGTGGCGCAGAACACTCACCTCAAGGGCAGCCAGATTGACAGTGGCACCGGCAACCTGGAGCTGGTCACTGAAACCCTGAGCTATGAGGACCTGAAAAACCATGACAGGGCGAGCCAAGGCAGCGTCAGTTACAGCGGTTCGAGCGATGGTGATACTTGGGGTAATGGCGGTGAGGCGCAGGAAGGCAATGGCTTCAGTGCGGGTGTGCCGATTGCCAACCTGGAGGGTGGTGACACTCGCGCGGCGATAGGCAAAGGGGTTATTCGCAACCATGCAGGCGAAGAACTCGACACCGACATCAGCCGCGATGTGGCTGGGGCGCATAAAGAAACCGACAGTGCGGCGATCAGTGAGTACAGCGCGAAAAGTGAGTTGTTGGGGATTGCGGCGCAGGAGGGGTATAAGGCCGTCGGTGATTACGCCACTAATAAAGTGATAGAGGCTGAATTCAATGCGGCTAAGGCCGAGGCGGCCGGTAATGCAACTGATGCTTCATATTGGCGTAGCCAGGCGGATGCCTGGAAAGACGGTGGTGCAAACAGAGTATTAATGCATGCGGCACTGGGGGCGCTGCTTGGGGAGGCCTCAGGTTTCGGTGCCGCTGCAGGCGGCGTATCGGCGGCAGCGAATCAAGCGCTTAACAGCGTTATTTATGACTTGCTGAAAGAACAGGGCGCTATTGCGGAAGGGGATGCGGCCGGTGAGAAAAAGCTAAGAGAGCTTACAGCAGTACTCGTTGGCGGCATTGTGGGTGGCGCTACCGGTGGTGGGGGCTTAGGTGCGGCAGTAGCGTTGACCGCGGATAAGTACAACCGCCAATTGCACCCACTTGAGAAAGCACTGCTAGAGAGCAAGGCCAAGGCGCTTGAGAAAGACCTGGGTACTCCCTCCTTGGAAGGGTATACCTGGACAGAGCTGCTAGCCCTTGCTGCTGGTGCGGAGGTTGACGCAACGAAGCGCCAGCAGTATGTGCAGCTGTTGGCGTCTATCAGTGGGCCATCCGAAACGAATAACCCGCTGCGTAAAGCCTTTCAGCGCGATATGGATGCAGTGCTTGGAACGCTGGTGGTCATGGCCTCTTCCAGCATGGTGCTGACATGGGAGGATGGTTCTCCGGTTATTGCTCATGGGAAACCGGTGTATGCATTCCAGGCAACGGAAGAGCAGTTCCAGGATTCTCGGCTTTTCAGCAACGCATTTGCGGTCGCTCAAGCGGGTAGAGGGGGGCAGAGCGTCGAGTGGATTCATAACGAATTTGATGCCGAAACCCTCAGCAAGCACTATCTCGAGTTGTATAGATTTACTGAGTCGCCCCATGCGGACACAGATCTGCCAGATCGGCTTTCTTGGTCGGTGCTGGATGCAATCAAACCTGACACGACAGATTTTGATCTTGCGACACTTGGGCTTGGCTCGCTGCTTAAGGCTGGTTTCCAAGGAGGCAAGGGGCTTACAGGGGCACTGATTGAGATTCTGGCGAAAAGAGAGGGTGCAAAAGCGACTGGGACAGCAGGAAAGATTAAGATTGAACCCGGCGCAATACCTGACGCAAATGAAGTGCGTGCAGGGCAAGGATTATCTGGTCTTGGGTACGATGTTACGCACCAAACCACTGCGTCAGCTAAAGGTGTTCAAGGGCAGCGAACTGCGGACTTGCATATTGATGGACTCGGTTCCATTGATGTGTATACGCCGAAGAATCTTGATCCGACAAAGATAGTTCGAGCGATAGAGAAGAAGTCGAATCAAGCCGGCGGAGTCTTGGTGCAGGCGGACTTGCCAAGCACTGACATGTCATCCATTGCTGTTCGTATGTGGGGGAAGACTAACGCGCAGAGTATAAAAACTATATTCTTCCAGAAACCTGATGGATCATTGGTCCGGTTTGATCGACCTGCTGGAGGAGGTTAATTATGTCGAAGTACACGTGTGCCTGCGGCTACGTTATGAACCTTTCGCAAGGGTGGTCAGGCTATGAGTTGACTCTGATTCCGGAGTCAACAATAGAGGGTTTGGGGGATAGGTTAGATAGTGAGGATAAGCTGTCTTCTGATCAGTTATATGAAACTCTTGATGAAAAGGCCATTACGGTGTATCGGTGCCCGAAGTGCAGGCGATTGCACTTAGAGGAAGAGCCAAACAAGTTCACTACTTACATTGTTGAGTAGCCATTACTGGATCTAGCTCCAGTCAGCGAGTTGGGTTTTTTGGTGCAAAAGGAACTGCCACGACTGGAGGTCAAGCAGCTTCTACACTTCCGAAGAACTTTGGCGAGTCAGTTCTCGGTCATAACACCCAGATTGGCGTGCGAAATAGTAAGGCGGGGACGATTTCTGGTGCGCACAACAGCGATGCCTTCCTAGAGTCGGTTGAAATAACCGGCACTAAAGGGGGCGGAGTGAATAAGTTTTGATCAGCTAGGCTGGTGGTTGACGAGATTGGCAAAGGAGCTTGCCATGCCTAGAAAACAAAGGATGTATCTCCCTGGCGTGCCGGCGCACGTGGTGCAGCGCGGCAATAATCGCGAGGCCTGCTTTTTCCAGGATGAAGATTACCAGTTCTATCTTGCGGTGCTGGGCGATGCGTTGAGGCGGTACCGGGTGCAATTGCATGCTTACGTGCTGATGACCAACCATGTGCATCTTCTAATGACGCCCACTGACGAGTCGGGCATTTCCCGCGTGATGCAGCACCTGGGCCGCATGTATGTTTTGTATGTGAATCGCACTTACCGGCGTTCAGGCACCTTGTGGGAAGGCGCTAAAGGGGTCGGAGTGAATAAGTTTTGATCAGCTAGGCTGGTGGTTGACGAGATTGGCAAAGGAGCTTGCCATGCCTAGAAAACAAAGGATGTATCTCCCTGGCTTGCCGGCGCACGTGGTGCAGCGCGGCAATAATCGCGAGGCCTGCTTTTTCCAGGATGAAGATTACCAGTTCTATCTTGCGGTGCTGGGCGATGCGTTGAGGCGGTACCGGGTGCAATTGCACGCTTACGTGCTGATGACCAACCATGTGCATCTTCTAATGACGCCCACTGACGAGTCGGGCATTTCCCGCGTGATGCAGCACCTGGGCCGCATGTATGTTTTGTATGTGAATCGCACTTACCGGCGTTCAGGCACATTGTGGGAGGGTCGGCACAAGGCCAGCCTGATCAACGCTGCTGAGTACTTACTGACGTGCTACAGGTATATCGAATTGAACCCTGTACGTGCGGGAATGGTTACCGTGCCCGAGGCGTATCGCTGGTCAAGCTACGGCTGGCATGGGTGGGGGAAGACTGACCCGTTGATTAGCGATCATGCTCTTTACCAAGGGTTGGCGTCTAACGAGTTAGATAGGCAGTGTGCCTATCGGGCGCTATTTGCTGGCCACCTCGAACCGAATGCCGTCCGCGTTATGCGAGAGGCCTGCGCGCACAACTACCCCTTGGGTAATGATCGCTTTCGGGAGTCGATAGCCGTGCAGCTTGGCCGTTCGGTGGGGCAGAACAGTCCTGGCCGGCCAGTGGTTAAAAATAAATAACTCCAACCCCTTTAGTCCTTGGCGAGAGCCGGCGGGGGCTTTTTTATGCGCGTAGTTCCGCGGCAGTGTCTCAGCGAATTCGCGGTAAAAGATCTTCGTCTATATTGAACGGGCGCAGATGGAGTCGCACTGATGAGAAGAATGTTTCTAACTATTTTATATGTCGTGTTCAGCGTAAAAATCTATGCAGGGCCACAATTGATATTGTCAACGGCTGAAGGTTCGGCGGTTCAAGATATTTCCATTCAAGTGTTGCAAGAAGCCTATGCTGAAATCGGCTATGAATTGCAGATAATACGCACTGCCAATGTACGCTCGTTATTGCTTGCGAACGAGGGGCGCACAGATGGCGAAGTTTCTAGGGTTGTGGGTATGGAGGTGGAATTCAAAAACCTGCAGCGTGTTCCCGTGGCCGTTAATGTATTAGATATACGGGCCTTTACGAAGATCCCTGGCATTGACGTCCCGAGTTGGGAAAGCCTGCGAGGGTACAACGTACTGTCTGTGAAAGGCAGTAAGCAAGTTGAACTTCGGCTGACGGAACGAAATATCAATTGTTATTATGCTGCGCAGTTTGCTCAGGCGATTAATATGCTCTACGCCGGGCGAGGTGATGTAGCTATATTGCCTGATGTTAACGGCAAGCAAGCTATTAAAGAACAAGGTTTGAGCGGGATAGTGATGGCGGATGAGTCATTGGAAAAAATTAATCTTTATCATTATCTGAACACTAAGCATGCAGCGATTATGCCTAGGGTTGAGTCTGCACTCAGGCGAATGCAGCTACGAGGACGCATCAAAGAAATTAGAGAGCATTACCTGAAGAGTCAGTATGTATCTACCGAGTGGCCCATTGCTGACTTTTAAAACCCCGCTGCTCATAAGTGCTGGTCGCTTTGGTAAATATGTTGGGCGTGCTGGCATGCGTTCGAGTCTCTTGGGGCAAAAATAATATTTAAAGAACGCATTTTAAATGTTGTAATTACTCGCCAAAAAATATCCACTTTTAATCCATGCATCCCTTGTTGCCTTGCTTTCCACGAAAAGCACAGATTCCCGAGCCGGCGGAAAATAACTCTAACTTATGTCGCGCACAGTGTAAGTAACTCTGCTCCAGAATATGTAATTTGTAGGTGAGGGCCATGCTTGGTGAGCAGCAGCTGACCGGATCAAAGTGCGTAACTAAAGGGGCGGAGTGAATAAATTTTGATCAGCTAGGCTGGTGGTTGACGAGATTGGCAAAGGAGTTTGCCATGCCCAGAAAACAACGGATGTATCTCTCTGGCGTGCCGGCGCACGTGGTGCAGCACGGCAATTATCGCGAGTCCTGCTTTTTCCAAGATGAAGATTACCAGTTCTATCTTGCGGTGCTGGGCGATGCGTTGAGGCGGTACCGGATGCAATTGCATGCCTACGTATTGATGACCAAACATGTGCATCTTTTAATGACACCTACTGACGAGTCGGGCATTTCCCGCGTGATGCAGGCATGTATGTTTTGTATGTGAATCGCACTCGAGTTAGATAGGCAGTGTGCCATCGGGCGCTATTTGCTGGCCATCTCGAACCGAATGCCATCAATGTTATGCGAGAGGCCTGCGCGCACAACTACCCCTTGGGTAATGATCGCTTTCGGGAGTCGATAGCTATTCAGCTGGGCGCTCGGTGGCTACCAGGGTTCTGGTCGGCCAGCGGTTAAAAATAAATCACTCCGACCCCTTTAGACCCTCGACCCCTTTAGACCAGAATATGTAATTTATAGGTGGGGCCATGCTTGGTGAGCAGCAGTTGGCCAGATCAAAGTGCGTAACTAAAGGGGGGCGGAGTGAATAAATTTTCATCAGCTAGGCTGGTGGTTGACGAGATTGGCAAAGGAGCTTGCCATGCCCAGAAAACAACGGATGTATCTCCCTGGCGTGCCGGCGCACGTGGTGCAGCGCGGCAATCATCTACGCTGGCACATTTTATTTACAATTATTTTAATCTAGTGCTTAGCGCAAATTATGTTGGTGTTGCTTTGATTTGCTTCTTGTCAATTCACGCTGCGTGTCTAGTCTCATGGTTCTCAAGTCGCACCTGTGAATATGCCGGTACACATGCGTGTGTACCGTTGTAGGCGATTGTTATGGTGTCGACTCTCTTGAGTGGATGTTGTACTTAATACTAGGGATGGGTAGAGCAATGATTAGACTCGCGCGGGTAGCACCTGGTTTGCTAGTTTTTTCTTACTTGGGCTTGGGTGGCATATATGCAAATGCTACCACCAGCGAAATAAAACAGTCGGCGTTTAATTATTCGGCGCAAGCATTACAGCGGTTGGTAATCGCCAGTGATGGTTTGCTCTTCAGTGATGAGCTGTTCTTGTATGGCCGAGATGCTGAGGCGTTTGATCTCGGTGGTTATCTCGCAGTGCATGCGCCTCAGTTACGCGACAAGCAGGAGTTAATAGCTCACTGGAGTGGTTACTACAGTATTAACCCCAAGGTGGTACTGGCGCTTATGGAGCTTAAGAGCGAGCTGTTGTCTGCGCCTAGCCCAGATAAATTGCGGGCGCCGTTTGCTGAGTTGTCCACGGCGAGCGGTTTTGCGGGGCAGCTGCGCGATGTTTTGCAGCAATTGTCACAGCGCTTCTACAGCTATGAGGCATACCAGCGTGAGCATGGCCTTACCCGTTTTACTCCAGATACAGGGGGATTGAATGGTGCCAGTGCGGCGCTGCTTGGAGTATTACAGGGTGCGAACAATGCGCCTGCAGTACTCAAGTGGAGCTCGCCGTTGCAAACCTTCACCCAGCACTTTGCAACGCTATTTAACATGGCTCCCGAGCAACTGCGTGGCGCTGAGTCGGGAGCGAAGGCTGTGCTTGCGGTTAGCTCACTCCCGCCGACCAATATGCTGCAGTTACCTTGGTACCAAGGCTATTCTTGGCAATCAAACGGCGCACATTCTCACACCGGCTCAGGTTCACCGTACTCATCTATTGATGTGTCCTACGATTGGCCAGGCTGGGGCGCGCAGACATACAGCGTGGCGGCCGCGCATAGTGGTCGGGTTAGTGTTCTGTCTCGCTGTCAGGTAAGGGTTACAAACGCTAACGGCTGGTCGACTAATTATTATCATATGGATAATGTTCGAGTAAGTAATGGGGAAACCATTGCGGTTAATACCAAGTTGGGGGTGTATGCCGGCAATCGTAATACTGCGCTTTGTGAGGGCGGAAGTTCAACCGGGCCACATTTGCATTTCTCACTTTTATACAATGGCCGCTATGTGTCGTTGCAAGGTGTTAATTTAGGTGTGTTTCGCGTTTCTGTAGGTTCTTACAATTATGATAATCAGTGCAGTCGATTCAATTTTTATAATTTGAATACAGGGAACTATCAGTGTGCGTGGAGTGCGCTGTACAACGCCGGGCCGTTGAATTAGTCATATTCATGGTGCGCTTGGATTGTTAGCAAGAATATTAGTTTTCTGTGGTTTTAAAGCCCCCGCCGGCGAGAGCCGACGCGGGCTTTTTGTTGGGGGGGGCAAAAAGTTGCTCACCCCGTCAGGGTGTTTGACGGAATTTTCACAGGCTGGCTGGCATAAAGACTGCGCTTATTTAGGTTCATGAGGTCGCCATGTCAGCAGTACTGCAAACGTCGCCGCGCAAAGGCGTGGATTGGGCCGGGTTGGGTTGGGCTTTTCTATTCTTCTGGTATTTCTCGGGTGTTACTCAATTACTGATCCAGTTAACCGGTACGGCCGGCTTTTCTGGTTTCCGCCAGGCCTTGCTGGCCAGTGCGCTGTGGTTGGTGCCGGTGCTGCTCTGGCCGGCGCGTACTCGGCAGTTGGCGGCGGTAATCGGCACGCTGCTGTGGCTGTGTTCGCTGGGCAGCTTTGGCTACTTTCTGGTGTACGGCCAGGAGTTCTCGCAGAGCGTTATTTTCATCATGTTCGAGTCGAACATTAATGAGAGCCGCGAATACCTGATCCAGTATTTTGCCTGGTGGATGCTGCCGGCGTTTGCCGCCTATGGTCTCTGCGGTTGGCTGCTGTGGCGCAAGGTGCGCCCGATTTACCTGTCGCGCCCTGGTGCCTTGTTTGCCGCAGCGATTGCGCTGTTTGTGTCGGTGGGCTACCCGGCGCTGCGCCAGTTCAGCAAGCACGACAGCTGGCAGGCCGGCTTTGACAACTTCACCCAGCGCATTGAGACAGCCACACCGTGGCAGCTGGCGGTGGGCTACAAGAACTACCGTGAGCAACTGACTAATATGCAGGTGTTGCTGGCTGAGAACGCCAGTATTCCTCCTTTGGCGAACCTGCAAGATGCTCATGCCGGGCAGCCAGGAACCCTGGTATTGGTGATCGGTGAGTCGACCAACCGTCAGCGCATGAGCCTGTACGGCTACCCCCGTGAAACCACCCCGGAGCTTGATGCACTGCGTGATCAGCTGCAGGTGTTTGATAACGTGGTTACGCCGCGGCCATACACCATCGAAGCCTTGCAGCAGGTGCTGACCTTTGCTGACCAGGAGCACCCGGAGCGCTACCTGACCACGCCTTCGGTGATCAACCTGATGAAGCAGGCGGGCTATAAGACCTACTGGATCACCAACCAGCAGACCATGACCAAGCGCAACACCATGCTCACCACGTTTTCCGAGCAGGCTGATGAGCAGTTCTACCTGAACAACAACCGTGAGCAGAACGCCCGTCAGTATGACGGCGACGTGCTGGCGCCTTTTGCCAAGGTGTTGGCTGATGGTGCGCCGCGTAAATTTATCGTGGTGCATTTGCTCGGCACCCACATGAGCTATCAGTACCGCTATCCGGCTGAGTACGAGCGCTTCACTGACCGTTCTGGAGTGCCGGGTAACGTCAGCGATGATCAGCTACCGACCTACAACAGCTACGACAACGCGGTGCTGTACAACGACCATGTGGTGGCCAGTCTGATCAAGGATTTGTCGGGCGCGCAGGCCAACAGCATGTTGCTGTACCTGTCGGACCATGGTGAAGCGGTGTTCGATGCGCCCAAGCCGGATGTGCTGGGGCGTAACGAGGCGGCTCCCACCAGCCCGATGTACACCGTGCCGTTTATTGTTTGGAATTCGCCGCAGTGGCAGGCGCAGCAGGCGCGTGATTTCAGTGCGGCGCTGTCACGGCCTTATAGCTCTTCGCACTTTATTCACACCTGGGCGGATCTGGCCGGGTTGCGCTTTGATGAATACGAGGCGCACAAAAGCCTGGTGAGTCAGAATTTCCGGCCATTGCCGCTGTTGATTGGTAACCCGGAAAAACCCAAGAGTTTGATCGATTTCAGTTTGATCAAGCCGCAGGCGCCGGTGGCGCAGCGTATCGCCCAGAAAGACCCGGAGCAGCGCGCAACCAAGGCGCTGTAACACAGCGCCCTCAGCGGCTACTGGCCGCTGGCGACGTACTTGAGCAGTTCGACGACCTGCTCTGGGCTTTGTGCCCAGGCCATGGCAGCGCCGTCGACTTCCTTCAGCGGGTGCACAATCTCCGCGCCGTGCAGGGTGATATACGGCTTGCCCAACGCGGCGCAGTAGCCCGCGTCGAAGGCCGCGTTCCACTGCTTGTACTGCTCGCCGAAACGAATAATCGCCAGGTCGCATTTCTCCAGCAGGGTCTTGGTGCGAATCGCGTTGACCTTGGCCGATTTATGATCGCGCCAGAACCCTTGGCTTTCCGCGCCCAGCACATCGCCCGCGGCATCGCTGCTGGCGTGATCGGTTACGGCGGAGGTGAAGGTCAGCTGCAGGCCATGCTGCTCGGCCCCCTGAATGATTTGCTGACGCCAGTCGGTGTGGATTTCGCCGGATAGGTAAACGGTCAGGCTCATGACAACCTCTTGGTGTGGAAATGGCAGAGTCGCGTGGACCCAACAGGGCGGCCAGTCTGCCATGCCTGGCGCGATTTTTCAGGCGGGTGCAGATGGCGGCTTGGACAGTGAACTGTTGCCAAGAGCGCTGGGGCGGGGGTTAGTTCATCAAGCCTTGCATGCAGTTGGCCAGGTTCATGGCCATGCGCCGGCGCCAGGGTGCGCTGTGTGGGTTGCTCAGTACACGGTCCTCATGGGCGAAGCTGTGCATGACCGCGTTATAACCGAGCCAGCGCAGTGGCTCGGGCTCCCAGCGCGCTAAGTGGCTGACGTGTTGCTCATCCAGCACCCAGGGCTGCTGGGTCAATTCGCTGGGCTGGTTGAGAATCAGGTCGGCCAATGTGCGGCCGCTAAGGTTGCTCGCGCCCACCCCTTCACCGCCATAACCGCCGGCCAAGGCAATCTTGTTGCGCCGGTCCACCAGCATATGTGGGCGGAAGCGTCGAGCCATGGCCAGGTTGCCGCCCCAGGCATGGGTAATGCGCACGTCCTTGAGCTGCGGGAACAGCTCGCTGAACAAATAGCGGCGCAGCTCGCGCTCGGCCTCGTTGAGCGCAAAATTGCTGCGCAGCTTGCCGCCAAAGCGATAGCCGCCGCGTGCGCCAAATACCAGCCGATTGTCGGCGCTGCGTTGGCCATAGGTGATTTGCCGGCTGTATTCGCTAAAGGCCTGGCCGCGCTCCAGGCCAATATCGGCCCAGACTTCTTTGGGCAAGGGCTCAGTGGCCACCAGCAGGCTTTGCACCGGCAATTGGTGTTTGCCCAGCGGCGGCAGGCTGGCGGCATAGCCTTCCACAGCCGGGACTATCCAGTCGGCGTGCACGCTGCCGTTGGCGGTGCGCACCTGGCCGGTTTGCCAGTCGATCACCTGGCTCTGCTCATACAGCTCAACTCCCATGGTTGTTACGCAGCCAGCCAAGCCGCGTACCAGCTTGGCCGGTTGAATGGTCGCGCAGTGCGGCGTGTAGATCGCGCCATAGGCGTTGGCCAGCTGTAACTGTTTGCCCAGGTCAAAGGGGGTCAACCAGCGGTAATCGGCTTCATCTAAGCCTTCAGCGCGCAGATCGGCCAAGTGGGCACGCAGGCTGCTGAGCTGCTCAGGGTAGCGCGCGGCGCAATACAGCGCGCCAGCCTTGCGGTAATCACAGGTGATTTGCTCGCGCTTGAGCACGCGGGCGACCTCGTCGGGAATGTCGTGTAACAGGCGGTAAGCTGCTTGGCGTGCGGAGTTGGGCTGCCCTGCGAGCAGGCGATCCTCGCCCATCAGGCCGCCCATCAACCAGCCGCCATTGCGCCCGGAGGCGCCGAAACCGGCAATTTCACTTTCCAAGATAACGATGCGCAGGTGCGGCGCCTGGCGTTTGAGGTAGTACGCGGTCCATAGGCCCGTGTAGCCCGCGCCGATGATGGCAACGTCGGCGTGAATGTCTGCCTGCAATGCGGCTCTGGGGCTCAGCGACTCACCGAGTTGGTCCATCCATAAACTGATGTTCTGCCACTGGCTCATGCGCGTTTGCCTGGGTCGCGGATCAATGCCACCTAGGATAAGCCAGGGCAGGCCGGCGTGCTGTACTCAGCTTTTCGGTTTGTAGGCGCAGTACCCAGGCCGTGGGCCGACTTTGGGGTGGTTACGGCAGGTGTCGGGGCGCTTTTCGTAGATGGTGCACAGGCGCGTCTTGCGATCCAGGTAGTAGCAATCGTTATTGCTCATACGGGTTAGGGTGAAAATCCCCGACTTCTGGTGGAAGCGTTCGACGAGGCCGTCCTTTTGCAAGCGTTTGGCGATGTTCTTCGCCGGCTCGCTGCGCTCGAACTCATCGACCACGCCGATGCGTATCAGGTCGTTGAGGCGCACCTCGACCGGCAGCGTGCAGCAGCTGGAATGGCAGCTGTGGCACATGTCAGCGGTGTATTTGGCCCAGGTGTCCAGGCGGTCGAGTTCGGCGGCGGCAATCAGGTTGTTTTTCATTGGTGCGGGCATGCATCAGTTGTACGGCGGGCGATGATAGCGGCCTTGAGGCATTTGTGAATGACTATCTGCCAGCTGGTCATATTTTGTGCGGTCGCGTTCGGGCTAATTGCTGAAGGCTGCCACGTGCCGCCGC encodes the following:
- a CDS encoding NAD(P)/FAD-dependent oxidoreductase; the encoded protein is MSQWQNISLWMDQLGESLSPRAALQADIHADVAIIGAGYTGLWTAYYLKRQAPHLRIVILESEIAGFGASGRNGGWLMGGLMGEDRLLAGQPNSARQAAYRLLHDIPDEVARVLKREQITCDYRKAGALYCAARYPEQLSSLRAHLADLRAEGLDEADYRWLTPFDLGKQLQLANAYGAIYTPHCATIQPAKLVRGLAGCVTTMGVELYEQSQVIDWQTGQVRTANGSVHADWIVPAVEGYAASLPPLGKHQLPVQSLLVATEPLPKEVWADIGLERGQAFSEYSRQITYGQRSADNRLVFGARGGYRFGGKLRSNFALNEAERELRRYLFSELFPQLKDVRITHAWGGNLAMARRFRPHMLVDRRNKIALAGGYGGEGVGASNLSGRTLADLILNQPSELTQQPWVLDEQHVSHLARWEPEPLRWLGYNAVMHSFAHEDRVLSNPHSAPWRRRMAMNLANCMQGLMN
- a CDS encoding YkgJ family cysteine cluster protein, translated to MKNNLIAAAELDRLDTWAKYTADMCHSCHSSCCTLPVEVRLNDLIRIGVVDEFERSEPAKNIAKRLQKDGLVERFHQKSGIFTLTRMSNNDCYYLDRKTRLCTIYEKRPDTCRNHPKVGPRPGYCAYKPKS